The DNA segment CCCGCAGTTCAAGGAAAGCTACTCGAGCTTCGGGGGTGAACTTCCAGAGTTTACCGCGGGACTGCTCGCGGTTGCCGACTGGTTTAAGGCGAACTTCATCTATGTCGGCATCGGCCTCGCGGTGACAATCTACCTGCTTCGGATGTATATCCGTTCCGAGAAGGGGCGTCCCGTATACGAGAAATTCCTGTTCGCGCTTCCTGTCGCGGGGGCGCTCTATAAAATGGATTTAGTCTCGCGCTTTACCCGTACCCTTTCGGTGCTTCTGATGAACGGTATCACGCTGGTCGACGCGCTCGAACTTGTACAGGGTATCGTCAATAATAAAACGTTCGAGGCGACTATCATCGATTCGATACACAATCTCACACAGGGTAAAAGTTTTACCGCCTCGCTGAAACAGAACCCGCATATTCCCACCATACTCGTGCAGATGACCGCGATGGGCGAAGAGTCCGGGCGTCTCGCGCAGCTCCTCGACAACCTATCCGATTTCTATGAGAAGGAGGTGGATGTTTCGGTGGAGAAACTCACGTCGGTGATGACGCCTATCCTGATCGCGTTTATCGGTGTCCTGATCGGCATTATTGTTATCGGGTTGTTCC comes from the Brevinematales bacterium genome and includes:
- a CDS encoding type II secretion system F family protein, with protein sequence MIFTYEAFNKSGEKLVGTIDADRKEDVAGILYEQNLIVSKVVPVKSGGSMRVKPEELIIFTRLLATAINASVPLTRALEITMEELPVASHLRIIILSVLHQLKTGKSLSDSLYMYQSVFSELYVNMVRAGERSGKLGQALSEVLKYIQKRYELKKKISSAMLYPVFIFGFAVLVLGFFIAVIIPQFKESYSSFGGELPEFTAGLLAVADWFKANFIYVGIGLAVTIYLLRMYIRSEKGRPVYEKFLFALPVAGALYKMDLVSRFTRTLSVLLMNGITLVDALELVQGIVNNKTFEATIIDSIHNLTQGKSFTASLKQNPHIPTILVQMTAMGEESGRLAQLLDNLSDFYEKEVDVSVEKLTSVMTPILIAFIGVLIGIIVIGLFLPVFNLSQMVK